From the genome of Torulaspora globosa chromosome 2, complete sequence, one region includes:
- a CDS encoding uncharacterized protein (WHO10_min6, WHO10 element inserted into MIN6 locus) — protein MNGDPEFIGGLAPGTKVFLANWKTVPIETIKVGDEVLTSEGGAAKVEAVLKGDHDLVTIRQNTRHRAHLKDPSVEKPWGIVEMTCSKRQKLILSTRQGIKIYNNGRGVRVVSVSQLADCQTKDGRIIKIIKEKTRRFPLTTEAPEIRDYVKPMVLRNEGRCFTWQCEAGDLEEYVNKKIRAATRMILQPISIEIPVLGPWLEQSFERNITAGQLEAMAWLLGFWIGDGSRTGAIFALHSRDDDVNTRLRENAKVWGMTLRIELGKGFSASGFLQTYNGAVRNLNKDNPLVKVLEELKFYGNGRRNGPKNVPLFMRTEQIAVREAFLAGLIDSDGYCNIQNGCIHVVIKTVYLPIRDAINFIGRSLGLTVSTNFRRANFDERSGVNHRDHWVCELYGGTNHETLRSMLNRCSCERKRNPKLVYIRNRDFEEFDSDYQSEENENDPDPEDNDDLSGIMESFEDDPEDDPEEQEDGTFNFGKLRFNIIQSCKSPVIGLVLSDTSNRTFVTDDQIVCGTAELITEGLESRPYFKRRCLSCHTETAKKWFKVPWLGDVFDRLCGNCRDSYSRTHMRCSNGLCNRVFKPIDLNPKRLSGRKREVARQATHQCERCGSSPLQG, from the coding sequence ATGAACGGCGATCCAGAAttcattggtggtttggCACCAGGTACAAAGGTTTTCCTAGCCAACTGGAAGACCGTGCCAATTGAAACcatcaaagttggcgatgaagtGCTTACATCGGAGGGAGGTGCGGCAAAAGTGGAGGCTGTGTTAAAAGGTGACCATGATTTGGTCACAATTAGACAAAACACCAGGCACCGCGCACACCTGAAAGATCCCTCGGTGGAGAAACCTTGGGGCATAGTCGAAATGACAtgctccaagagacaaaAACTGATTTTGAGCACGAGACAGGGGATCAAGATATATAACAATGGGCGTGGAGTTAGGGTAGTTTCTGTGtctcagctggctgatTGTCAAACAAAGGATGGTcgaattatcaagatcatcaaggaaaaaacGAGACGATTCCCTCTGACAACCGAGGCGCCGGAGATTAGAGACTACGTAAAGCCAATGGTCTTGCGGAACGAGGGAAGATGTTTCACTTGGCAATGTGAGGCTGGCGACTTGGAAGAGTACGTTAACAAAAAAATTCGGGCTGCTACTAGGATGATTTTACAACCAATATCGATAGAGATACCAGTATTGGGGCCATGGTTGGAACAATCTTTCGAAAGGAACATTACTGCAgggcagcttgaagccatGGCATGGTTGTTAGGGTTCTGGATTGGTGATGGTTCCAGAACGGGAGCAATCTTCGCTTTGCACTCTCGAGATGACGATGTCAACACCAGACTTCGCGAGAATGCAAAAGTGTGGGGTATGACTCTCAGAATCGAGCTTGGGAAGGGCTTTTCAGCAAGTGGATTCCTTCAGACCTATAATGGCGCGGTACGTAATTTGAACAAAGACAACCCGCTAGTTAAGGTGCTGGAAGAGTTAAAATTCTACGGAAATGGCAGAAGAAACGGTCCGAAGAACGTTCCACTATTCATGCGAACAGAGCAAATAGCGGTGCGCGAAGCTTTTCTCGCAGGGCTAATAGATTCTGATGGATATTGCAATATCCAAAACGGGTGTATTCATGTGGTAATTAAGACTGTCTACCTGCCTATTAGAGACGCTATAAACTTCATAGGTCGTTCTCTTGGTTTGACTGTCTCCACCAATTTCCGTCGCGCTAACTTTGATGAGCGCAGTGGAGTAAACCATCGTGATCACTGGGTTTGCGAGTTATATGGTGGGACTAATCATGAAACCCTCAGGTCGATGCTGAACAGATGCTCCTGTGAAAGGAAGCGAAACCCGAAATTGGTGTACATCAGGAAcagagattttgaagaatttgattcCGATTACCAATCggaggaaaatgaaaatgatcctgaTCCTGAGGACAATGACGATTTATCAGGTATAATggaaagctttgaagatgatccggAAGATGATCcggaagaacaagaagatggcacattcaattttggcaagttAAGATTTAATATTATCCAAAGTTGTAAAAGTCCTGTCATAGGACTGGTATTGTCGGATACCTCCAACCGAACTTTTGTCACGGATGACCAGATTGTATGTGGCACTGCCGAATTGATTACGGAGGGACTTGAATCAAGACCGTATTTTAAGAGGCGTTGCCTATCATGCCATACAGAAACGGCAAAAAAGTGGTTCAAGGTTCCCTGGTTGGGGGATGTTTTTGACAGGTTATGCGGGAATTGTCGGGACTCTTATTCGCGCACTCATATGCGTTGCAGTAACGGTCTTTGCAACAGGGTCTTCAAGCCCATAGATCTAAATCCAAAAAGGCTCAGCGGCAGGAAAAGGGAAGTTGCTCGACAGGCTACTCACCAGTGTGAGCGATGTGGGAGTAGTCCACTGCAGggatga
- the SOD1 gene encoding superoxide dismutase SOD1 (ancestral locus Anc_7.477) — MVKAVALLRGDVGVSGTVYFEQKSESEPTTISWEIAGNDADALRGFHIHEFGDNTNGCTSAGPHFNPFGKNHGAQEAEERHVGDLGNVMTDSKGVARGAKQDSLIKLFGPTSVLGRTIIIHAGQDDLGKGGVEESLKTGNAGGRAACGVIGIAK, encoded by the coding sequence ATGGTTAAGGCAGTTGCATTGTTGAGAGGAGACGTTGGTGTCTCCGGAACGGTTTACTTTGAGCAAAAGAGCGAGAGTGAGCCCACTACGATTAGCTGGGAGATTGCTGGTAACGATGCGGACGCACTACGTGGGTTCCACATCCACGAGTTTGGTGACAACACCAACGGTTGCACTTCGGCTGGCCCCCACTTCAACCCGTTCGGCAAGAACCACGGGGCTCAGGAGGCTGAGGAGAGACACGTTGGTGACCTGGGCAACGTGATGACCGACAGCAAGGGTGTTGCCAGGGGTGCCAAACAGGACTCGCTGATCAAGCTGTTTGGTCCTACgtctgttcttggcagAACGATTATTATCCACGCCGGCCAAGACGACTTGGGCAAGGGAGGCGTCGAGGAGTCCCTGAAGACCGGCAACGCCGGCGGCAGAGCCGCGTGCGGTGTGATCGGTATCGCTAAATAG
- the URA8 gene encoding CTP synthase URA8 (ancestral locus Anc_7.476) codes for MKYVVVSGGVISGIGKGVLASSTGMLFKTLGLKVTSIKIDPYMNIDAGTMSPLEHGECFVLDDGGETDLDLGNYERYLKVTLTKDHNITTGKIYSHVISKERKGDYLGKTVQIVPHLTNAIQEWIERVSRIPVDDTGLEPDICIIELGGTVGDIESAPFVEALRQFQFRVGKENFALIHVSLVPVIHGEQKTKPTQAAIKDLRSLGLTPDMIACRCTEALDEPTINKIAMFCHVGPEQVVNVYDVKSTYHIPLLLLEQKMMDYLHKRLQLSDIQLAPEDKQRGDQLLEKWRSMTENFEASDRLVKIALVGKYTNLKDSYLSVIKALEHSSMKCRTQLQILWVEASDLEPESQETDKAKFHEAWNKVSSADGILVPGGFGARGTEGMILAAKWARESNVPYLGICLGLQIAAIEFARNVMGVKNAQSGEFFPDLDEADQVVVYMPEIDKEHMGGTMRLGLRPTYFQEDTQWSKIKKLYGDQPSILERHRHRYEINPKFVAELEKHGLIFVGKDETGDRCEILELKNHDYFVATQYHPEYTSKVLDPSKPFVGLIAASAGIMNPVLKGEYEFHGKADF; via the coding sequence atgaaatacGTTGTTGTCTCTGGTGGTGTCATTTCTGGTATCGGTAAGGGCGTTCTTGCCTCTTCTACTGGTATGCTTTTCAAGACTCTGGGTTTGAAAGTGACGTCGATTAAGATCGACCCATATATGAATATCGACGCCGGCACTATGTCACCATTGGAGCATGGAGAGTGTTTTGTGCTTGACGATGGTGGCGAGACAGATCTGGATCTGGGGAACTACGAACGTTATTTGAAAGTTACTTTGACGAAGGATCACAACATCACTACGGGTAAAATCTATTCGCATGTCATCTCGAAGGAGAGGAAGGGTGACTATTTGGGTAAGACGGTTCAGATCGTTCCTCACTTGACCAACGCGATCCAGGAGTGGATCGAACGAGTGTCGCGTATACCGGTGGATGATACTGGGCTGGAGCCCGACATCTGTATCATCGAGTTGGGTGGTACGGTTGGTGACATCGAGAGCGCTCCGTTCGTGGAGGCTCTGAGACAGTTCCAGTTCAGAGTCGGTAAGGAGAATTTTGCGTTGATCCATGTTTCTTTGGTGCCTGTGATCCATGGCGAGCAGAAGACTAAGCCGACGCAGGCAGCGATCAAGGATCTGAGGTCGTTGGGGCTGACTCCTGATATGATCGCGTGTAGGTGTACCGAGGCGCTTGATGAGCCTACCATCAATAAGATCGCTATGTTCTGCCATGTGGGGCCCGAGCAAGTGGTTAACGTTTACGATGTGAAGTCCACGTACCACATTCCTctgttgctgctggagcAAAAGATGATGGACTATCTGCACAAGAGGTTGCAGCTGAGTGACATTCAGTTAGCCCCCGAAGACAAGCAAAGAGGTGACCAACTATTGGAGAAGTGGAGGTCAATGACAGAGAACTTTGAGGCGTCTGACAGGCTCGTCAAGATCGCATTGGTTGGCAAATACACCAATTTGAAGGATTCGTACCTTTCCGTGATCAAGGCGCTGGAGCACTCCTCGATGAAGTGCCGCACCCAGCTGCAAATCCTATGGGTCGAGGCCAGCGACTTGGAGCCTGAGTCGCAGGAGACCGACAAGGCCAAGTTCCACGAGGCGTGGAACAAAGTCAGCAGCGCAGACGGTATCCTTGTCCCAGGCGGTTTTGGAGCAAGAGGCACCGAAGGTATGATCCTGGCGGCCAAATGGGCGCGGGAAAGCAACGTGCCATACTTGGGTATCTGTCTCGGTTTGCAAATCGCAGCCATCGAGTTTGCCAGGAACGTTATGGGTGTCAAGAACGCCCAGAGCGGCGAGTTCTTCCCAGACCTCGACGAGGCCGACCAGGTCGTCGTCTACATGCCTGAGATCGACAAGGAGCACATGGGAGGTACCATGAGACTGGGTCTGAGACCCACCTACTTCCAGGAGGACACCCAATGgagcaagatcaagaagctgtaCGGCGACCAGCCGTCCATCCTCGAGAGACACCGCCACCGCTACGAGATCAACCCGAAATTCGTCGCcgagctggagaagcaCGGTCTGATCTTTGTGGGCAAAGACGAGACCGGCGACCGCTGCGAGATCCTCGAGCTCAAGAACCACGACTATTTCGTCGCCACCCAGTACCACCCAGAGTACACCTCCAAGGTCCTGGACCCATCAAAGCCCTTTGTCGGCCTCATCGCCGCCTCTGCGGGCATCATGAACCCCGTGCTCAAGGGCGAGTACGAGTTCCACGGCAAAGCCGACTTCTAG
- the MCM16 gene encoding Mcm16p (ancestral locus Anc_7.475), whose amino-acid sequence MERVLELEREHVQLHDELLSALDKLFLLQLGHGNLKDREAESSIAIRRQLQLSLEKSAAILTAIQRMSKLQHSEDSDVRTTEDILASRLANLMQENYELDYTVKELLEKEEKANQDLLDERTRYFDLIAKMTEVSDKIHKQKQASLAAGALPDSTPVAHTPREKEKQQAIIDQNEQIQELLVALKVHGGYDPLS is encoded by the coding sequence ATGGAAAGGGTCCTGGAACTAGAACGAGAGCACGTTCAGTTACATGACGAGCTCTTATCAGCGCTGGATAAGctttttctgctgcagctgggCCATGGAAACCTTAAAGATCGAGAGGCTGAGAGTAGCATTGCCATCCGAAGACAACTCCAATTGAGCTTGGAGAAGAGTGCAGCGATTCTCACAGCCATACAGCGCATGTCCAAACTGCAGCACAGCGAAGACAGTGATGTCAGGACCACCGAAGACATACTGGCTTCGAGGCTAGCGAACCTGATGCAGGAGAACTACGAGCTGGACTACACAGTCAAGGAGCTCCtcgagaaggaggaaaaggCGAACCAAGACCTTCTAGATGAACGAACACGCTACTTTGATCTCATAGCGAAGATGACCGAGGTCAGCGATAAGATACACAAACAGAAGCAAGCCAGCCTTGCCGCTGGCGCTCTTCCAGATTCAACTCCTGTTGCTCACACGCCTCGcgagaaggagaagcagcaAGCCATCATCGATCAGAACGAACAGATACAAGAACTGCTGGTGGCCCTCAAGGTACACGGAGGCTACGATCCTTTGAGCTAG
- the VPS25 gene encoding ESCRT-II subunit protein VPS25 (ancestral locus Anc_7.474) produces the protein MSNQSELPPIYSFPPLYTRQPNGLIRRQQINSWIEIILQYCISQKCWRMTAEGMPVGEPDVTKQSIFNNSSIQRVVPQVFVDEIWSQMCEEGKALGVQDGKRDSSQFYILWRNLDSWASLILQWFESSGSLNQVITIYELSQGDGTADWEFHGMPEALVAHCLKPLCQRNRATLIKDERGIAVATKVV, from the coding sequence ATGTCAAATCAATCTGAGCTGCCTCCGATTTATTCGTTCCCACCTTTGTACACTAGACAGCCTAACGGACTCATAAGAAGGCAGCAGATAAATTCATGGATTGAGATAATCTTACAATACTGCATATCGCAGAAATGCTGGCGTATGACCGCCGAGGGCATGCCAGTGGGCGAACCTGATGTAACCAAGCAGAGCATTTTCAACAATAGCAGCATTCAAAGGGTGGTGCCGCAGGTCTTCGTGGATGAGATCTGGTCCCAGATGTGCGAAGAAGGAAAGGCTCTTGGTGTGCAAGATGGAAAGAGGGATTCGTCTCAGTTTTACATTCTATGGAGAAACCTGGATTCTTGGGCGTCTTTGATACTGCAGTGGTTTGAGAGTTCCGGCAGCTTGAATCAAGTAATCACCATATATGAACTGTCACAAGGGGACGGAACCGCTGACTGGGAGTTTCACGGTATGCCAGAAGCACTTGTTGCACACTGTTTGAAGCCTCTATGCCAAAGAAACAGGGCTACACTGATAAAGGATGAGAGGGGGATTGCAGTGGCGACCAAAGTGGTATGA
- the RSM26 gene encoding mitochondrial 37S ribosomal protein mS42 (ancestral locus Anc_7.473): protein MLRNAVIRRGIHTVPKIPQAVQLSRQGIPNVLSAGGFKVLWDQQQKYLCDKLTLATAGTSLESYLPFHLILNTAKKASQSHIFNLASAAHNNHLFVENITPTINSASNQPSRLFLACVEDSFGCDWETLKKEMINRAEQDVLGQGWLFLVENGDKELHILTIQNNGTPYYFPRNQLFDVNSALTLEEFAQLEEIRKLVKENGGKKAQDWTMPLICVSLWDQAYLHDYGIQNRSKFVENVLNNLNWGVVNSRLYSDSL from the coding sequence ATGCTTCGCAACGCTGTGATTAGAAGAGGTATCCATACAGTCCCAAAGATACCCCAGGCGGTCCAATTGAGTCGACAAGGTATACCAAATGTACTAAGTGCAGGAGGTTTTAAGGTTTTGTGGGACCAACAGCAGAAGTACCTTTGTGATAAGCTCACGCTTGCCACCGCCGGAACCAGTTTGGAGTCATATCTTCCTTTCCATCTCATACTGAATacagcaaagaaagcatcTCAAAGCCATATCTTCAATCTCGCATCGGCCGCACATAATAACCACTTATTCGTGGAAAATATCACCCCTACGATAAACTCTGCATCCAATCAGCCCTCACGTCTGTTCTTGGCATGTGTTGAGGATTCTTTTGGGTGCGACTGGGAaaccttgaagaaagagatgataAACAGAGCAGAACAGGATGTTCTGGGGCAAGGATGGCTCTTCCTGGTGGAGAATGGCGACAAGGAACTGCACATTCTCACAATACAGAACAATGGTACGCCGTACTATTTCCCAAGAAACCAGCTCTTCGATGTGAACAGCGCCCTAACGTTGGAAGAGTTCGCCCAACTCGAGGAGATTCGCAAATTAGTTAAGGAAAACGGCGGAAAAAAGGCGCAGGACTGGACGATGCCGCTAATATGTGTTAGTCTTTGGGACCAAGCCTATCTACATGATTACGGCATTCAGAATCGATCCAAATTCGTCGAGAATGTTCTCAATAACCTGAACTGGGGTGTCGTGAATAGTAGACTTTATTCCGACTCGTTGTAG
- the AIM25 gene encoding Aim25p (ancestral locus Anc_7.472) produces MFRPMILRKLYSSTSGIIRNGPFRRLGPSKNSAPQVIRAEKLFDDRIETTFIQPHHPVATTILNEPTIVIERQLEMMNVFLGYEQANKYAIMDVMGNRIGYMQERDFSIGKAILRQIYKLHRPFTVDVFDNWGNVILTIRRPFSWINSHIKAFLPPPMIIEREHLSESNASGRQVHSSSFGNVPRPQFINKAHEDGILVGESIQNWHLWRRRYELFQRDADSESSFSQYGQIDAPFLSFEFPVMDQEAKIIAGVDRNWVGLGRELFTDTGVYIVRFDSRRSFENVYPPELISSSVLNLDQRAVLLANAVSIDYDYFSRHSRHNGGLLSFGSYDE; encoded by the coding sequence ATGTTCCGTCCAATGATCCTGCGAAAGCTGTACTCTAGTACATCTGGGATCATCAGGAATGGCCCTTTCAGAAGATTAGGACCAAGTAAAAATAGTGCTCCACAGGTGATACGGGCTGAAAAGCTATTCGACGACCGGATTGAGACAACTTTCATCCAGCCACACCATCCGGTGGCAACGACCATATTGAATGAGCCAACCATCGTTATCGAGCGTCAACTAGAGATGATGAATGTGTTCCTTGGATACGAACAAGCAAACAAATATGCAATCATGGATGTGATGGGCAACAGAATAGGCTACATGCAAGAGAGGGACTTTTCGATTGGCAAGGCAATTTTACGACAAATATACAAATTGCATAGACCGTTCACGGTAGATGTCTTTGACAATTGGGGTAACGTCATTTTAACCATAAGGAGGCCTTTCTCCTGGATAAATTCGCACATCAAAGCATTTCTGCCACCTCCAATGATCATTGAACGAGAACATTTGAGCGAATCGAACGCGTCCGGACGCCAGGTGCACAGTTCTTCATTTGGAAATGTTCCCAGGCCTCAGTTCATTAATAAAGCCCATGAAGATGGCATTCTTGTTGGTGAGTCAATCCAAAATTGGCATCTCTGGAGACGTCGTTATGAGCTGTTCCAGAGAGACGCAGATTCCGAATCCTCCTTCTCTCAGTACGGTCAGATCGATGCTCCATTTTTGTCATTTGAGTTCCCAGTAATGGACCAGGAAGCCAAAATCATCGCAGGAGTAGACAGGAACTGGGTTGGCTTAGGCAGAGAGCTCTTCACGGATACCGGTGTCTATATAGTGAGGTTTGACTCCAGACGAAGCTTCGAGAACGTCTATCCACCGGAACTGATCAGTAGTTCCGTACTGAATCTCGACCAGAGGGCTGTTCTGCTGGCAAATGCCGTCTCTATCGATTACGACTATTTTTCAAGGCATTCGAGACACAACGGAGGGCTCTTATCGTTCGGAAGTTACGATGAGTAA
- the THP3 gene encoding Thp3p (ancestral locus Anc_7.471) produces the protein MEATYNKVTPVALGKSRKKGKTPRTRNNEMAASDDLTIPPPPSIPPPSFILAPPPQLLEGSSGDHSNAFVTNASHSSVQQSFQSWNCYATVPNNQSIPELHASEPIPSNNGTVIPKPSSSGTVLRSPDAGFDYRIDNSMGTLASWNSFPAIDAMSQSQRASNSPGKDRKKRKTHRNQNVIRGGADSMSLAEEAERRKKRAERFANTKNSVSSSSLDSEENFANLNAISTTSHRFDKNKSIVGRCQSLEKSYLRLTSEPNPDLVRPLNVLKKAYTMLMKKYQKKQASYQYLCDQFKSMRQDLRVQMIENQFTVKVYESHARIALENGDLGEFNQCQSRLITLFELPTVKPSFLEEFTSYRILYYMLTEDSGSMNTLRLKLMTENEAVFKNHMVQTAFRLAHARLMGDYHHFMKIYTSMKNLGKKLVDAFIEKEKLKSLMVICKSYNQIKLDFLIQEFHLNDHEELMGFLKQRGLDKYILTKNLGEENESQYLDTKACRVPVMQQYFSSKKIDIKGQQ, from the coding sequence ATGGAAGCTACGTATAACAAGGTGACGCCAGTTGCTTTGGGCAAGAGTAGGAAAAAGGGTAAAACTCCGAGGACTCGCAATAATGAAATGGCAGCGAGCGATGACTTGACAATACCGCCACCTCCTTCAATCCCACCTCCCAGTTTCATCCTAGCGCCGCCCCCTCAACTGTTGGAAGGGTCTTCCGGTGACCACTCGAATGCCTTCGTGACCAACGCTTCGCACTCGTCGGTTCAACAGTCCTTCCAGTCTTGGAATTGCTATGCCACTGTGCCAAATAACCAGTCCATCCCAGAATTGCATGCATCGGAGCCAATACCGTCGAATAACGGTACAGTAATACCAAAACCGAGTAGCTCAGGAACTGTTTTGAGAAGTCCGGACGCAGGATTCGATTACAGGATCGACAATAGCATGGGAACACTGGCATCTTGGAATAGCTTCCCGGCAATCGATGCTATGAGCCAAAGCCAGAGGGCATCGAATTCTCCGGGCAAAGAtagaaagaagagaaaaacACATCGCAATCAAAATGTGATTAgaggaggagctgattCGATGAGTCTTGCTGAGGAGGCGgagagaaggaaaaagcgagctgaaagatttgCCAACACAAAGAACAGCGtaagctccagcagcttggaCAGCGAGGAGAATTTTGCAAACTTGAATGCTATCAGTACGACATCTCACCGATTCGACAAAAACAAAAGTATAGTAGGCAGATGTCAGTCGTTGGAGAAATCATACCTTAGATTGACTTCAGAGCCGAATCCGGATTTAGTTCGTCCCTTAaatgtcttgaagaaggcttATACCATGCTCATGAAGAAGtatcaaaagaagcagGCGAGCTACCAATACTTATGTGACCAGTTCAAATCCATGAGACAGGATCTGAGGGTTCAGATGATCGAGAACCAATTTACAGTCAAAGTCTACGAGTCACACGCCCGCATAGCTTTAGAGAATGGGGACTTAGGGGAGTTCAATCAGTGTCAAAGTAGACTCATAACACTGTTCGAGCTCCCCACAGTAAAACCTTCTTTCCTCGAAGAATTTACAAGCTACCGTATACTTTACTACATGCTGACAGAGGATAGTGGCTCCATGAACACACTGCgattgaaattgatgacAGAAAATGAGGCCGTATTCAAGAACCATATGGTTCAAACTGCTTTCAGGCTAGCACATGCAAGGTTGATGGGCGATTATCACCACTTCATGAAGATCTACACTTCTATGAAGAATCTTGGTAAAAAATTGGTTGATGCATTtattgagaaagagaagctAAAATCACTTATGGTAATTTGTAAAAGCTACAATCAAATCAAGCTAGACTTTTTGATTCAAGAGTTTCATTTGAACGACCACGAAGAGTTGATGGGATTTTTAAAGCAGAGAGGTCTTGACAAGTATATCCTCACAAAGAACCTAGGAGAGGAGAATGAAAGCCAATATCTAGACACTAAGGCCTGTAGAGTTCCCGTCATGCAGCAATACTTCAGTTCCAAGAAAATTGATATCAAGGGCCAGCAGTAG
- the YUH1 gene encoding ubiquitin-specific protease YUH1 (ancestral locus Anc_7.470) encodes MNSDRSVVPLESNPEVFTDFAHDLGLIDSYGFVDVYSLTDPDVLGFVPRPVKALILLFPISEVSESDKNTDTKKIAQATEDGNQPIWFKQTIKNACGLYGLLHSLANNIDLLKPDSKLKQFIGSNPSDNGQYANAATDDFVISLSLQHADKFQQGQTAAPSASEDVDLHFITFVERNGEIYELDGRRLSGANCLGSITDNNSDLVGNKIITDRVQWYIENADEKNRLNLSLLGLVQPWD; translated from the coding sequence ATGAATAGCGATCGCTCAGTTGTACCATTGGAATCTAATCCAGAGGTTTTTACCGACTTCGCTCATGACCTGGGTCTCATTGACTCGTATGGTTTCGTAGACGTCTATTCGCTGACTGATCCAGACGTGCTGGGATTTGTGCCCAGACCGGTAAAAGCTTTGATCCTGCTATTTCCTATTAGTGAGGTCTCTGAGTCCGACAAGAATACAGATACGAAGAAGATTGCGCAAGCAACTGAGGATGGGAATCAGCCCATTTGGTTTAAACAGACCATAAAGAACGCCTGCGGGCTTTACGGTCTACTTCACTCTCTGGCTAATAATATCGATTTACTGAAGCCTGATTCCAAGTTGAAGCAGTTTATAGGGTCGAACCCTAGCGATAATGGTCAGTATGCTAACGCTGCGACAGACGACTTTGTGATATCACTGAGCTTGCAACATGCGGATAAGTTCCAGCAAGGGCAGACAGCCGCaccttcagcttctgaagacGTTGATCTGCATTTTATAACGTTCGTTGAGCGCAATGGCGAGATTTACGAGCTAGATGGACGGAGGCTTTCCGGTGCCAACTGTTTGGGATCCATTACTGACAATAATTCCGATCTCGTTGGGAATAAGATAATCACCGATAGGGTTCAGTGGTATATCGAGAACGCTGATGAGAAGAATAGACTCAATCTATCTCTTTTAGGACTGGTACAACCATGGGATTAG
- a CDS encoding aldo-keto reductase superfamily protein (ancestral locus Anc_7.468) — protein sequence MTVQRHYTLSNGVKIPSLALGTYDIPQHDTAKVVHEALKCGYRHFDTAVLYRNERQVGEGIYQWLQDDPENNKREDVFYTTKLWNSQNGYEPAKRAIRECIEKVQNLGYIDLLLIHSPLSGSKKRLETYRAMQEAVDEGLVKSIGVSNYGQHHIEELLNWSGLKYKPVVNQIEISPWCMRTELAKWCQSQGILVEDYAPLTHGYKLKDPQLQKVADEVRKNTGQVLIRWSLQKGYLPLPKTKTIGRLPGNLNVYDFELTQKQMKAIEHPEAHEPTDWECTDAP from the coding sequence atgacAGTACAAAGACACTACACATTGTCAAATGGTGTCAAGATCCCAAGTCTTGCTCTCGGGACTTATGACATACCACAACATGATACCGCAAAAGTTGTGCatgaagctttgaaatgtGGTTACAGACATTTCGACACTGCTGTCCTGTATCGCAACGAAAGGCAGGTGGGTGAAGGCATCTACCAATGGTTACAGGACGACCCGGAGAATAATAAACGTGAAGACGTCTTCTATACCACAAAGCTTTGGAACAGTCAGAATGGATACGAGCCCGCTAAGCGAGCTATCAGGGAATGTATCGAGAAGGTCCAGAACTTGGGCTACATCGACTTGCTTTTAATACATTCTCCTTTGAGCggatcaaagaaaagactAGAAACTTACAGGGCCATGCAAGAGGCTGTCGACGAGGGCCTGGTCAAATCCATAGGTGTTTCCAATTACGGGCAGCACCACATTGAAGAGCTGCTAAATTGGAGCGGACTGAAATACAAGCCAGTAGTGAACCAGATTGAGATCTCTCCCTGGTGTATGCGAACCGAACTGGCAAAGTGGTGCCAGAGCCAAGGCATTTTAGTTGAAGATTATGCGCCTTTGACTCATGGGTACAAATTGAAGGATCCACAACTGCAGAAAGTGGCCGACGAAGTGAGAAAGAACACAGGTCAGGTCCTGATCAGATGGTCCCTGCAAAAGGGCTATTTGCCATTACCTAAGACTAAAACCATCGGGAGGCTGCCAGGCAACTTGAACGTCTACGATTTCGAACTGACTCAGAAGCAAATGAAAGCGATCGAACACCCGGAGGCTCATGAACCTACTGACTGGGAATGTACAGATGCTCCATAG